One genomic region from Catenovulum adriaticum encodes:
- a CDS encoding HAD family hydrolase: protein MTQVAIGKPIKAVLFDKDGTIFDSEKIYCESWVHSAKAFNVHFTAQMYDQFVGVRATECYQRAQAMFGDDFPMDEFIRHNRDYIDQQKRAGVPLKPGFKSFFDRLLLTNVPIALVTSSARDAAILSFSRTEYLNHFDAFITGDQVEHAKPAPDCYLLACEQLNVKPENCLVFEDSTAGVTAAVAAGCQTVAIPDYLPLPADLLNQCAYVFDSFEDAHFLLDNI from the coding sequence ATGACTCAGGTAGCGATAGGCAAACCAATAAAAGCGGTTTTATTTGATAAAGATGGAACCATATTTGACAGTGAAAAAATATATTGTGAGTCTTGGGTGCACAGCGCCAAAGCTTTCAATGTTCACTTTACAGCTCAAATGTATGATCAATTTGTTGGAGTAAGGGCGACTGAGTGCTATCAACGCGCACAAGCTATGTTTGGCGATGATTTCCCAATGGATGAATTTATTCGCCATAACCGAGATTACATCGATCAACAAAAACGCGCAGGGGTTCCACTTAAACCCGGGTTTAAATCGTTTTTCGACCGACTATTACTGACTAACGTGCCTATTGCTTTGGTTACCTCAAGTGCGAGAGATGCCGCTATATTGAGTTTTAGTAGGACAGAATATTTAAACCATTTTGACGCTTTTATTACCGGAGATCAGGTTGAACACGCTAAACCCGCGCCTGATTGTTATTTATTAGCGTGTGAACAACTTAACGTAAAGCCTGAAAACTGTTTAGTGTTTGAAGACTCGACTGCCGGTGTAACGGCCGCGGTTGCTGCTGGCTGCCAAACCGTTGCCATTCCTGATTATTTACCGCTGCCGGCTGACTTATTAAACCAGTGTGCGTATGTGTTCGATAGTTTTGAAGATGCCCATTTTTTATTAGATAATATATAG
- a CDS encoding beta-galactosidase, whose product MKSTQDRPSKLSTNAKLSAVSVLCASLLACQSSEPNAEHEQTIKAQQSLFDFESGTVPAQIQTKNAKVSLIDNQGITNGKQALQVKFDSKAHEYASIDFVPAQGTWDWSKHKSFSIAFDISNQGQYSTQLFLNVYDKKGQVYTRSVSVPVGDAKTYYSKMAGHDLVSPDNEHGENVELNLSSGLRSNPATWESDQVQFIWMWGTKNLDTSGIKRISLSVQNNLHDKEVTIDNIRLMPHPKMNPDYLKNIVDKFGQPTRLEYEEKIHSLKELQAVKEKELARLNDGEKIEDRSKFSGWKAGPKLEATGYFRTEKVGDKWSLVDPEGYLYFTTGIDNVRMSNATTFTGYDFDQNAINQRTADELTPEDSQGLNPPPKQAIPTRHLASETRADMFEWLPDYSDPLSSNYGYRRGAHSGPLEHGEVFSFYMANLERKYGETTPYSYLEDWSKVTVDRMLSWGFTSFGNWIDPMYYDNERIPYFANGWIIGDFKTVSSGNDFWGGLPDVFDPKFEERAEATIKQVAKEVNNSPWCVGVFIDNEKSWGRPESKTSELGIVIHTLTSDGAQSPTKNMFTEKMKAKYGDIARLNQAWNTQIASWDAFQKGGFDSTLNEKNQAQVQDYQKLLFEYASEYFRIVDAKLEKYMPNHMYMGVRFADWGMPMPVVQAAKEYVDVVSFNLYKEGLTKNKWAFLEDLDMPTVIGEFHMGTTASGFFHPGLVHASSQEDRARMYKDYMHSIIDNDYFIGAHWFQYLDSPITGRAYDGENYNVGFVSVTDIPYNAMVKAARELHTELYERRFSDLKGKTSLDTE is encoded by the coding sequence ATGAAAAGTACACAAGATAGACCGAGTAAATTAAGCACCAACGCTAAATTATCGGCCGTTTCGGTTTTATGTGCTTCACTACTCGCTTGCCAATCAAGTGAACCAAACGCAGAGCATGAGCAAACTATTAAAGCACAACAATCTTTATTCGATTTTGAATCTGGTACAGTTCCAGCACAAATTCAAACTAAAAATGCCAAAGTTAGCTTAATTGACAATCAAGGGATTACAAACGGCAAACAAGCTTTACAAGTTAAATTTGATTCAAAAGCGCACGAATATGCTTCTATCGATTTTGTACCTGCTCAAGGTACTTGGGATTGGAGCAAACATAAAAGCTTTAGCATTGCTTTTGATATTTCAAACCAAGGTCAATATTCAACTCAGCTATTTTTAAATGTATACGACAAAAAAGGGCAGGTTTATACCCGAAGCGTCAGTGTACCAGTTGGTGACGCCAAAACTTATTATTCAAAAATGGCTGGACACGATTTAGTTAGCCCAGACAATGAGCATGGCGAAAACGTTGAGCTTAATTTAAGTTCAGGCCTACGCTCAAACCCAGCTACGTGGGAATCAGACCAAGTTCAGTTTATTTGGATGTGGGGAACTAAAAATTTAGATACCTCAGGTATTAAACGTATTTCATTAAGCGTACAAAACAATCTGCATGATAAAGAAGTAACAATAGATAATATCCGCTTAATGCCTCACCCAAAAATGAACCCTGATTATTTAAAAAACATTGTTGATAAATTTGGTCAACCTACTCGTTTAGAATATGAAGAAAAAATTCATTCGTTAAAAGAGTTACAAGCCGTTAAAGAAAAAGAACTTGCGCGCTTAAACGACGGTGAAAAAATTGAAGATCGCTCAAAATTTAGTGGTTGGAAAGCTGGCCCTAAATTAGAAGCTACTGGTTATTTTAGAACCGAAAAAGTCGGCGATAAATGGTCGTTAGTTGATCCTGAAGGTTATTTATATTTCACAACAGGTATTGATAATGTGCGTATGTCTAATGCCACCACCTTTACCGGTTATGATTTTGACCAAAATGCCATCAACCAGCGTACGGCTGACGAATTGACTCCAGAAGATTCACAAGGTTTAAATCCGCCGCCAAAACAAGCTATTCCAACCCGCCATTTAGCCTCAGAAACTCGAGCAGACATGTTTGAATGGTTACCTGATTATAGTGATCCACTATCAAGCAACTACGGCTATCGACGCGGCGCTCACTCTGGCCCGTTAGAGCACGGTGAAGTGTTTAGTTTTTACATGGCTAACCTTGAGCGTAAATACGGTGAAACCACGCCCTACTCTTATTTAGAAGATTGGTCAAAAGTGACCGTTGACCGCATGCTAAGTTGGGGCTTTACCTCATTTGGTAACTGGATTGACCCTATGTATTACGACAATGAGCGTATTCCATATTTTGCAAATGGTTGGATCATAGGTGATTTTAAAACCGTTTCGAGCGGCAACGATTTCTGGGGTGGACTACCAGATGTATTCGATCCTAAATTTGAAGAAAGAGCCGAAGCAACCATTAAACAAGTTGCAAAAGAAGTTAACAACAGCCCTTGGTGTGTGGGTGTTTTCATTGATAACGAAAAAAGCTGGGGTCGTCCTGAATCTAAAACTTCAGAGCTAGGTATCGTTATTCATACCTTAACCAGCGATGGTGCACAATCGCCTACTAAAAACATGTTTACTGAAAAAATGAAAGCTAAATATGGTGATATTGCGCGATTAAACCAAGCTTGGAATACCCAAATTGCGTCTTGGGATGCTTTCCAAAAAGGTGGATTTGACAGCACATTAAACGAAAAAAATCAGGCACAAGTTCAGGATTACCAAAAGCTTTTGTTTGAGTATGCCAGTGAATACTTCCGCATTGTTGATGCTAAGTTAGAAAAATACATGCCTAATCACATGTATATGGGTGTTCGATTTGCCGACTGGGGTATGCCAATGCCAGTTGTTCAGGCAGCTAAAGAGTATGTCGATGTTGTAAGCTTTAACCTTTATAAAGAAGGTTTAACTAAAAACAAATGGGCATTTTTAGAAGATTTAGATATGCCAACCGTCATTGGTGAATTTCATATGGGTACAACAGCTTCTGGTTTCTTCCATCCAGGTTTAGTACATGCCTCAAGTCAAGAAGACAGAGCTCGTATGTATAAAGACTATATGCACTCAATCATAGACAATGATTATTTTATTGGCGCACATTGGTTCCAATATTTAGATTCACCTATCACTGGCCGCGCTTATGATGGCGAAAACTATAATGTTGGTTTTGTATCAGTGACTGATATTCCATACAACGCAATGGTTAAAGCTGCGCGTGAGTTACATACCGAATTGTATGAACGTCGCTTTAGTGATTTAAAAGGTAAAACATCATTAGATACAGAGTAA
- a CDS encoding zinc-dependent alcohol dehydrogenase produces the protein MIAAQYVGNKSFEIVPATDKKPDADEVKIAVGYVGICGTDMHVYHGVMDARVNPPQTIGHEMSGTIVEKGADVTGFDIGERIVVRPLDWCGECPTCEAGLTHICQNLKFMGIDTPGAFQSNWTVKARTLHKLPASVSLKQGALIEPLSVACHDISRSRLKAGEKAVILGGGPIGQLVAAVAKSVGADVLVSEPNEARRAFAEEKLGVKSVNPLEQDLAAYVDEWTGTKGADVVFEVSGVKPAIDAMTQVAARRGRIVMVAIHSQKPEIDLFQFFWKELELLGARVYEGADFDWAIDLIATGKVDVEPFISSVNGLKDIGNAFASMDNNPQGMKALVECNAE, from the coding sequence ATGATTGCAGCACAATATGTTGGTAATAAAAGTTTTGAAATTGTACCGGCAACAGATAAAAAACCTGATGCTGATGAAGTTAAAATTGCAGTTGGTTATGTAGGCATTTGTGGTACCGATATGCACGTTTACCATGGTGTGATGGATGCTCGAGTTAATCCACCGCAAACAATTGGTCACGAAATGTCGGGCACTATTGTTGAAAAAGGCGCAGACGTTACTGGTTTTGATATTGGTGAAAGAATCGTTGTTCGCCCACTTGATTGGTGTGGTGAGTGTCCTACTTGTGAAGCAGGCTTGACTCATATTTGTCAAAATCTGAAATTTATGGGTATAGATACGCCGGGTGCATTCCAATCTAACTGGACTGTAAAAGCGCGTACATTGCATAAATTGCCTGCTAGTGTAAGTTTAAAGCAGGGCGCATTAATTGAGCCATTATCAGTTGCTTGTCATGATATTAGTCGCTCACGTTTAAAAGCGGGTGAAAAAGCGGTTATTTTAGGTGGTGGCCCTATTGGACAACTAGTTGCAGCTGTTGCGAAAAGTGTGGGAGCTGACGTATTAGTATCAGAACCAAACGAAGCACGCCGTGCATTTGCTGAAGAAAAACTAGGGGTTAAATCGGTTAATCCTTTAGAGCAAGACTTAGCCGCTTATGTTGATGAGTGGACAGGCACTAAAGGCGCAGATGTCGTATTTGAAGTATCAGGCGTAAAACCTGCTATTGATGCGATGACTCAAGTAGCCGCTCGCCGTGGTCGTATTGTGATGGTTGCAATTCATTCGCAAAAACCTGAAATTGATTTATTTCAATTCTTCTGGAAAGAGTTAGAGTTATTAGGTGCTCGTGTATACGAAGGTGCAGATTTTGACTGGGCAATTGATTTAATTGCAACGGGTAAAGTTGATGTTGAACCTTTTATTAGCTCAGTTAATGGCTTAAAAGATATCGGCAATGCATTTGCTAGCATGGATAACAATCCACAAGGTATGAAAGCCCTTGTTGAATGTAACGCTGAATAA
- a CDS encoding Zn-dependent alcohol dehydrogenase — MLKSRAIISDGQGNFKLTTVDVGEPAHGEVQIKIKASGICHTDWDSIQNWNKEFIVGHEGAGVVTAIGEGVTKVNVGDKVILNWAIPCGQCFQCLEGNAHICENNSPVCGCGLAGHAHGQASQHNNNPIERSFHLGTMSEYTVVKEAAVVKTEVDIPFESASIVGCGVMTGWGSVVNTTDLKAGSTACVIGCGGVGLNVIQGAALSGAAKVIAIDISEARLEQAKKFGATHGVIAEKNDVDFKKVAQAVKAINGGRGADYAFECTAIPALGSAPLALIRSAGTAVQASGIEQRIDFDCELFEWDKIYINPLYGKCNPERDFPRILDLYQSGKLKLDELVTKTYTLETLAQGFDDMLNGRIAKGVVVID; from the coding sequence ATGCTTAAATCTCGCGCTATTATTTCAGACGGTCAAGGTAACTTTAAGCTCACCACGGTTGATGTAGGCGAGCCTGCTCATGGTGAAGTACAAATAAAAATAAAAGCTTCCGGCATTTGCCATACTGACTGGGATTCAATCCAAAATTGGAACAAAGAATTTATTGTCGGTCATGAAGGCGCAGGCGTGGTAACGGCAATCGGCGAAGGCGTGACTAAAGTTAATGTAGGCGATAAGGTTATTTTAAACTGGGCCATTCCATGCGGCCAATGCTTTCAATGTTTAGAAGGTAACGCGCACATTTGTGAAAACAACTCACCTGTTTGTGGCTGCGGATTAGCAGGCCACGCCCATGGTCAAGCCAGCCAGCATAATAACAATCCAATTGAGCGCTCATTTCATTTAGGCACCATGAGCGAATACACAGTAGTTAAAGAAGCCGCAGTGGTTAAAACAGAGGTAGATATTCCATTTGAATCAGCCTCAATTGTTGGCTGTGGTGTCATGACCGGTTGGGGATCCGTGGTTAACACGACCGATTTAAAAGCCGGTTCTACCGCTTGTGTTATCGGGTGTGGCGGCGTTGGTTTAAACGTAATTCAAGGCGCAGCTTTATCAGGTGCGGCTAAAGTAATCGCCATAGATATTAGCGAAGCCAGATTAGAACAAGCGAAAAAATTTGGAGCGACTCATGGTGTTATTGCTGAAAAAAACGACGTAGACTTTAAAAAAGTAGCCCAAGCGGTTAAAGCAATAAACGGCGGCAGAGGTGCAGATTACGCATTTGAATGCACCGCCATTCCAGCCTTAGGTTCAGCACCTTTAGCTTTAATTAGAAGCGCAGGCACAGCGGTACAAGCCAGCGGCATTGAACAACGCATCGACTTTGACTGTGAATTATTTGAGTGGGATAAAATTTATATCAATCCATTATATGGCAAATGTAACCCAGAACGTGACTTTCCAAGAATTTTAGATCTGTATCAAAGCGGAAAATTAAAATTAGATGAATTAGTCACCAAAACTTACACTTTAGAAACACTCGCGCAAGGCTTTGACGACATGCTAAATGGACGTATTGCCAAAGGTGTTGTAGTAATAGACTAA
- a CDS encoding 2,5-didehydro-3-deoxy-L-galactonate 5-reductase, giving the protein MLDKFSLEGKVALVTGAKRGIGKGIALGLAAAGADIIAVSASLELEGSEVEKEVKALGRNFKAYQCDFGDREALYGFIKDVKSDFPKIDILVNNAGTILRAPAAEHGDELWDKVIDVNLNSQFVLSREIGKDMVERGSGKIIFTASLLTFQGGITVPGYAASKGAIGQLVMALSNEWAGKGVNVNAIAPGYIDTDNTEALRNDPERSAAILGRIPQGRWGNPEDFKGPAVFLASDAASYVNGTTLLVDGGWMGR; this is encoded by the coding sequence ATGTTAGATAAATTTAGCCTTGAAGGCAAAGTTGCACTAGTAACAGGCGCAAAACGTGGTATTGGTAAAGGTATTGCATTAGGTTTAGCGGCTGCAGGTGCTGATATTATTGCCGTTTCTGCTAGCTTAGAGCTTGAAGGCTCTGAAGTAGAAAAAGAAGTTAAAGCATTAGGTCGTAACTTTAAAGCGTATCAATGTGACTTTGGCGATCGCGAAGCACTTTATGGTTTTATCAAAGACGTAAAATCAGATTTTCCTAAAATTGATATTTTAGTGAATAACGCCGGCACTATTTTACGTGCACCTGCCGCTGAGCATGGGGATGAGTTATGGGATAAAGTAATCGACGTTAACTTAAACTCACAATTTGTATTAAGCCGTGAAATTGGTAAAGATATGGTTGAGCGTGGCAGCGGCAAAATTATTTTCACCGCTTCATTATTAACATTCCAAGGTGGTATTACTGTACCAGGTTATGCAGCGAGTAAAGGCGCGATTGGCCAATTAGTGATGGCGCTTTCAAATGAATGGGCTGGTAAAGGCGTTAACGTTAACGCAATTGCACCTGGTTATATTGACACAGATAACACTGAAGCCTTAAGAAATGACCCTGAACGAAGTGCTGCTATTTTAGGCCGTATTCCGCAAGGTCGCTGGGGCAATCCAGAAGATTTTAAAGGCCCAGCTGTCTTTTTAGCATCAGACGCTGCCAGCTATGTAAACGGCACGACTCTATTAGTCGATGGCGGTTGGATGGGGAGATAA
- a CDS encoding AraC family transcriptional regulator yields the protein MKPAKVYCEPFCIQKGYNFEIHHVQYDQGDDYSCFMHFHDVHEIIIFEQIDGVYFYSQGQSDLHDNDVVFTPSLETHDFELSDAKKSWYIIQFLPEFLEKEGLNEAASFFQHGMHLRLDNTYLADLNIQVKWLMQAYQQNPHSQKSLTLLRLILLWLFENSTPVTAPNTQPVKETSGYNRLKPLIDLFRHQTYVELNLEQAAELCHLSPSYFSRLFKNVFRCNFSEYSNQHKLYSAARMLSQTNMSITDVSFELDFSSPSHFIALFKKQFGVTPKKYKSEFTARLQK from the coding sequence ATGAAACCAGCAAAAGTCTATTGCGAGCCATTTTGCATTCAAAAGGGCTATAACTTTGAAATTCACCATGTTCAATACGATCAAGGCGATGATTATTCATGTTTTATGCACTTTCACGACGTGCATGAGATTATTATTTTTGAACAAATAGATGGTGTGTATTTTTATAGCCAAGGACAGTCTGATTTACATGATAATGACGTGGTTTTTACACCCAGCTTAGAAACGCATGACTTTGAACTGAGTGACGCAAAAAAATCTTGGTATATTATTCAATTTTTACCTGAATTTTTAGAAAAGGAAGGCTTGAATGAAGCCGCATCGTTTTTTCAGCATGGGATGCATTTACGGCTCGATAACACGTATTTAGCTGATCTTAATATTCAAGTTAAGTGGTTAATGCAGGCCTATCAACAAAATCCGCATAGCCAAAAAAGTTTAACTCTACTGAGATTAATCTTGTTATGGTTGTTTGAAAATTCAACACCTGTTACAGCACCTAACACCCAGCCTGTAAAAGAAACTTCTGGCTATAATCGGCTTAAACCGCTTATCGATTTATTTAGGCATCAAACCTATGTTGAGCTTAATTTAGAACAGGCTGCAGAGCTTTGTCATTTATCGCCTTCGTACTTTTCAAGGCTGTTTAAAAATGTTTTTCGCTGTAATTTTTCAGAATATTCAAACCAACATAAGCTATACAGTGCAGCGCGTATGCTAAGCCAAACTAATATGTCGATTACCGATGTGAGTTTTGAGTTAGACTTTTCAAGCCCATCTCATTTTATTGCTTTATTTAAAAAGCAATTTGGGGTGACGCCTAAAAAATATAAATCCGAATTTACCGCAAGGCTACAAAAATAA
- a CDS encoding alpha/beta hydrolase has protein sequence MTIQRLEVSNPEFTPNNTQMVTVHSSHLKRRHDINFYNVNASGQNLPVIILLHGVYGNSWVWMNLGGIDKAYEKVKAELNIPEFILAMPSDGGRLDGSAYLPSLNAGNYEKWIVEDVIDACKQTLDSVTHNSHFYISGLSMGGYGALRLGAKYPNLFNGISAHSAITKLADMAHFVETPLSEYQCEHSSEADVMYWLKKNHHQLPKIRFDCGQDDVLYESNLQFEKQLKDAQIPYLFEQFSGGHEWAYWHLHVQKTVKFFADIEQSL, from the coding sequence ATGACAATACAACGACTTGAAGTTTCAAACCCTGAGTTTACGCCAAACAATACGCAAATGGTGACTGTACATTCGTCTCATTTAAAACGTCGTCATGACATTAACTTTTATAATGTTAATGCCAGTGGTCAAAACTTGCCGGTGATTATTTTATTACATGGTGTATATGGCAATAGCTGGGTGTGGATGAATTTAGGCGGTATTGATAAAGCTTACGAAAAAGTAAAAGCTGAATTAAATATCCCTGAGTTTATTCTAGCGATGCCCTCCGATGGCGGCCGACTAGATGGCAGCGCATACTTGCCCTCGTTGAACGCGGGTAACTATGAAAAGTGGATTGTTGAAGATGTGATTGATGCTTGTAAGCAAACGCTGGATTCAGTTACCCATAACAGCCATTTTTATATTTCAGGTTTATCTATGGGGGGTTATGGTGCGCTGCGATTGGGGGCTAAATACCCAAATTTATTTAACGGGATTTCAGCACACTCAGCCATTACTAAATTAGCCGATATGGCGCATTTTGTTGAGACGCCGCTCAGTGAATACCAATGTGAACATTCATCTGAAGCAGATGTGATGTATTGGCTTAAGAAAAATCACCATCAGCTGCCTAAAATTCGTTTTGACTGTGGGCAAGACGATGTGCTGTATGAAAGCAATTTACAGTTTGAAAAACAGTTAAAAGATGCCCAAATACCCTATTTATTTGAGCAATTTTCTGGCGGACATGAATGGGCATACTGGCATTTACATGTACAAAAAACGGTTAAGTTTTTTGCCGACATTGAACAAAGTTTGTAA
- a CDS encoding mandelate racemase/muconate lactonizing enzyme family protein, with product MSSIIKSVKTEYYQIPLAEVLSDAKHGDHTHFELVVCKISCHDGTEGVGYTYTGGTGGRAIYSLVEDELKPFLLGKDASRISQLWEGMIYKLHYVGRGGLLSFAISAIDIALWDIKCKQLDQPLWKVAGGMNDRTRCYAGGIDLNFSQEKLLNNIQGYLDRGFKGVKIKVGKADYREDVQRVAAVRELIGDDIIFMVDANYSLTVETAIRFAKAIEQYDIKWFEEPTIPDDYQGYARIAQSTSIPLAMGENLHTVYEFNYAIQQAKLGFLQPDASNIGGITGWMKVAELAYANNLPICTHGMHELHVSLMSSQPHAGYMEVHSFPIEQYITQPFVVDENGLAVAPNVAGTGVEFDPSLVGQYLIKQS from the coding sequence ATGAGTTCTATCATTAAATCAGTGAAAACTGAGTACTACCAAATCCCTTTGGCAGAAGTGCTTAGCGATGCAAAACATGGCGATCATACTCATTTTGAATTAGTGGTATGCAAGATCAGTTGTCATGATGGCACTGAAGGCGTGGGATATACGTATACGGGCGGCACTGGTGGTCGCGCTATTTATTCGTTAGTAGAAGATGAACTTAAACCTTTTTTATTAGGAAAAGATGCAAGTCGCATTTCTCAGTTATGGGAAGGCATGATTTATAAACTGCATTACGTGGGTCGTGGTGGTTTATTAAGTTTTGCGATTTCAGCTATCGACATTGCATTGTGGGACATTAAGTGTAAACAGCTAGATCAACCTTTATGGAAAGTAGCGGGTGGGATGAACGATAGAACACGCTGTTACGCTGGCGGAATTGACTTAAATTTCAGCCAAGAAAAACTATTAAACAATATCCAGGGTTATTTAGATCGCGGTTTTAAAGGCGTCAAAATTAAAGTGGGTAAAGCCGATTACCGTGAAGATGTGCAAAGAGTTGCCGCCGTACGTGAATTAATTGGTGATGATATTATTTTTATGGTTGATGCTAATTACTCGTTAACCGTTGAGACGGCGATTCGTTTTGCTAAAGCTATTGAACAATATGATATTAAATGGTTTGAAGAGCCAACTATACCCGATGATTACCAAGGTTATGCTCGAATAGCACAAAGCACCAGTATTCCATTAGCGATGGGTGAAAACCTACATACAGTTTACGAATTTAATTATGCCATTCAACAAGCTAAGTTAGGCTTTTTACAGCCTGATGCATCTAATATTGGTGGTATTACAGGGTGGATGAAAGTAGCAGAGCTAGCTTATGCGAATAATTTACCTATTTGTACGCACGGGATGCATGAACTTCATGTTTCTTTAATGTCTTCTCAGCCGCATGCTGGCTATATGGAAGTGCATTCATTCCCAATTGAACAATATATTACACAACCATTCGTGGTTGATGAAAATGGCCTAGCCGTTGCACCCAATGTAGCGGGAACTGGCGTCGAGTTTGATCCAAGTTTAGTGGGTCAGTATTTAATAAAACAATCTTAG
- a CDS encoding glycoside hydrolase family 117 protein, with protein sequence MSEKKLSLASKRAIERGYDNKGSQWLIEFDVEPLKGDFEFEDGVIRRDPTAVILVDGVYHVWYTKGQGETVGFGSDNLEDKVFPWDLTEVWHASSTDGITWKEEGCAIGRGEAGSFDDRAVFTPEVLEHEGRYYLVYQTVKTPYTNRQYEEIAMAHADSPFGPWVKLDAPILSPSKDGEWDGDEDNRFHVKSKGSFDSHKVHDPCLMYFNEKFYLYYKGETMGESMNFGGREIKHGVAIADNIYGPYVKSEYNPISNSGHEVAVWHINGGIASLITTDGPEKNTIQWAKDGINFEIMSHIKGAPEALGIFRDPENKDIEAPGLQWGLCHKYDDSWNWNYICRYRITRQVLDAGTFQNSN encoded by the coding sequence ATGTCGGAAAAAAAATTAAGTCTTGCGAGTAAAAGAGCAATCGAACGCGGCTATGATAATAAAGGTTCTCAATGGTTAATTGAATTTGATGTAGAGCCTTTAAAAGGTGATTTTGAATTTGAAGACGGCGTGATTAGACGTGATCCAACAGCCGTTATTTTGGTTGATGGTGTATACCATGTTTGGTATACCAAAGGCCAAGGCGAAACCGTTGGCTTTGGCTCAGATAATTTAGAAGATAAAGTATTCCCTTGGGATTTAACCGAAGTTTGGCACGCAAGCTCGACCGATGGTATTACCTGGAAAGAAGAAGGTTGCGCAATTGGCCGTGGCGAAGCTGGATCGTTTGATGATAGAGCTGTATTTACGCCTGAAGTTTTAGAGCATGAAGGTCGTTATTATTTGGTGTATCAAACGGTTAAAACACCCTATACCAATCGTCAATATGAAGAAATTGCAATGGCGCATGCCGATTCACCTTTTGGGCCGTGGGTTAAACTTGATGCGCCTATTTTAAGCCCATCAAAAGATGGCGAGTGGGATGGCGATGAAGACAATCGTTTTCATGTAAAAAGCAAAGGTAGCTTTGATAGCCATAAAGTACACGATCCTTGTTTGATGTACTTTAATGAAAAGTTTTATCTTTATTACAAAGGCGAAACAATGGGTGAAAGCATGAATTTTGGTGGCCGTGAAATTAAACACGGGGTTGCCATTGCCGATAATATTTATGGTCCTTATGTTAAGTCTGAATATAATCCAATTTCAAACTCAGGTCACGAAGTTGCGGTTTGGCATATTAATGGTGGCATAGCATCATTAATTACCACAGACGGTCCTGAAAAAAATACCATTCAGTGGGCTAAAGATGGCATTAATTTTGAGATTATGTCTCATATTAAAGGCGCACCTGAAGCATTAGGTATTTTCCGTGATCCAGAGAATAAAGATATTGAAGCGCCAGGCTTACAGTGGGGCTTGTGTCATAAATATGATGATAGTTGGAACTGGAATTATATTTGCCGCTATCGTATTACGCGTCAGGTATTAGATGCAGGCACATTCCAAAACTCAAATTAA
- a CDS encoding GntR family transcriptional regulator, which translates to MNNKVNKIVPVREQIADALRSDIISGELTSNTKLNEQQLAERFGVSRGPIRDVLLKLTKEGLLVSRNNVGSSVSSPLSAEMQKLNVDIRRKIEEFAIKNVVTKITDKHVQELESIIERMQDHFDREEFTELTKTDVEFHQYLVELAGGEDLTNIWYPIVMRMRMNYKRIKTSQALVDEHKHIVDGLRKQDVKEAIASLRKNIK; encoded by the coding sequence ATGAATAACAAAGTAAATAAAATAGTACCGGTTCGTGAGCAAATTGCTGATGCTTTACGGTCTGACATTATCTCGGGTGAGTTAACATCCAATACAAAATTAAACGAACAACAACTTGCTGAACGCTTTGGTGTATCTCGCGGCCCTATCCGTGATGTATTGTTAAAGTTAACTAAAGAAGGTTTATTGGTAAGCCGTAACAATGTTGGTTCGTCAGTTAGCAGCCCATTATCTGCTGAAATGCAAAAATTGAACGTTGATATTCGCCGTAAAATTGAAGAATTTGCGATTAAAAACGTGGTGACCAAAATCACAGATAAGCATGTTCAAGAGTTAGAATCAATTATTGAGCGGATGCAAGATCACTTTGATCGCGAAGAGTTCACTGAATTAACTAAAACAGATGTTGAATTTCATCAGTATTTAGTTGAGCTGGCTGGCGGTGAAGACTTAACCAATATTTGGTATCCAATCGTGATGCGTATGCGCATGAACTACAAGCGAATTAAAACGTCGCAAGCCTTAGTTGATGAACATAAACACATTGTAGATGGGTTACGCAAACAAGATGTGAAAGAAGCAATCGCGTCACTGCGCAAAAATATAAAATAA